In the genome of Apodemus sylvaticus chromosome 2, mApoSyl1.1, whole genome shotgun sequence, one region contains:
- the Csgalnact2 gene encoding chondroitin sulfate N-acetylgalactosaminyltransferase 2 isoform X2, whose translation MSRRGPILHSRTQWLLVGLALLFSLVLFMYLLECAPQTDGNASLPGVVRESYGKEYYQALLQEQEEHYQTRATSLKRQIAQLKQELQDMSEKMRALQERKKPGANGVGYQGNREQTPSDLLEFLHSQIDRAEVSTGAKLPSEYGVVPFESFTLMKVFQLEMGLTRHPEEKPVRKDKRDELVEVIEAGLEVINNPDEDDEQEDEEGPLEEKLIFNENDFIEGYYRTERDKGTQYELFFKKADLMEYRHVTLFRPFGPLMKVKKELIDITRSVINIIVPLAKRTEAFSQFMQNFRDVCIHQDKRIHLTVVYFGKEGLSKVKSILESVSSESNFHNYTLISLNEEFNRGRGLNVGARAWDKGEVLMFFCDVDIYFSAEFLNSCRLNAEPGKKVFYPVVFSLYNPAIVYANQDVPPPVEQQLVHKKDSGFWRDFGFGMTCQYQSDFLTVGRWIRHGSKRLGWRRCSSLPKIPTW comes from the exons ATGTCTAGAAGAGGACCGATTCTTCACAGCCGGACCCAGTGGCTGCTGGTGGGCCTTGCTTTGCTCTTCAGTTTGGTGTTATTTATGTACCTCCTGGAATGCGCCCCCCAGACTGATGGAAATGCTTCTCTTCCTGGTGTTGTTAGAGAAAGCTATGGTAAAGAATACTACCAGGCCCTCCTGCAGGAGCAAGAAGAGCATTACCAAACCAGGGCAACCAGTCTGAAACGCCAGATTGCCCAGCTAAAGCAAGAATTACAAGATATGAGTGAGAAGATGAGAGCCTtgcaagagagaaagaagccaggGGCTAACGGCGTAGGCTATCAGGGCAACAGAGAGCAGACACCCAGCGACCTCTTAGAGTTTCTGCACTCTCAGATCGACCGAGCTGAGGTTAGCACAGGAGCCAAACTGCCCAGTGAATATGGAGTCGTTCCCTTTGAAAGTTTTACTTTAATGAAAGTATTTCAGTTGGAAATGGGTCTCACTCGCCATCCTGAAGAAAAGCCAGTTAGAAAAGACAAACGAGATGAATTGGTAGAAGTTATTGAAGCTGGCTTGGAGGTCATTAATAATCCTGATGAAGATGATGAACAGGAAGATGAGGAGGGCCCCCTTGAAGAGAAActgatatttaatgaaaatgacttCATAGAAG GCTATTATCGCACTGAGAGAGATAAAGGCACACAATATGAACTATTTTTTAAGAAAGCAGACCTTATGGAGTACAGACATGTGACCCTCTTCCGCCCTTTTGGACCTCTCATGAAAGTGAAGAAGGAACTGATTGACATTACAAGATCAGTTATTAATATCATTGTGCCACTTGCCAAGAGGACAGAAGCATTTTCACAGTTTATGCAGAACTTCAG AGATGTTTGTATTCATCAAGACAAGAGGATTCATCTCACCGTTGTGTATTTTGGGAAAGAAGGACTATCTAAAGTCAAGTCTATTCTAGAATCTGTCTCTAG TGAGTCTAATTTTCACAATTACACCTTGATCTCATTGAACGAAGAATTTAATCGTGGACGAGGACTAAATGTGGGCGCCCGGGCCTGGGACAAGGGAGAGGTCTTGATGTTCTTCTGTGATGTTGATATATATTTCTCAGCTGAGTTCCTTAACAGCTGCCGATTAAATGCTGAGCCAG gtaAAAAAGTGTTTTACCCTGTGGTGTTCAGTCTTTACAACCCTGCCATTGTCTATGCCAACCAGGATGTGCCGCCCCCTGTGGAGCAGCAGCTG GTTCATAAAAAGGACTCTGGTTTTTGGAGAGATTTTGGCTTTGGGATGACTTGTCAATATCAATCAGATTTCCTGACTGTCGGTAG GTGGATTCGACATGGAAGTAAAAGGCTGGGGTGGAGAAGATGTTCATCTTTACCGAAAATACCTACATGGTGA
- the Csgalnact2 gene encoding chondroitin sulfate N-acetylgalactosaminyltransferase 2 isoform X1, with amino-acid sequence MSRRGPILHSRTQWLLVGLALLFSLVLFMYLLECAPQTDGNASLPGVVRESYGKEYYQALLQEQEEHYQTRATSLKRQIAQLKQELQDMSEKMRALQERKKPGANGVGYQGNREQTPSDLLEFLHSQIDRAEVSTGAKLPSEYGVVPFESFTLMKVFQLEMGLTRHPEEKPVRKDKRDELVEVIEAGLEVINNPDEDDEQEDEEGPLEEKLIFNENDFIEGYYRTERDKGTQYELFFKKADLMEYRHVTLFRPFGPLMKVKKELIDITRSVINIIVPLAKRTEAFSQFMQNFRDVCIHQDKRIHLTVVYFGKEGLSKVKSILESVSSESNFHNYTLISLNEEFNRGRGLNVGARAWDKGEVLMFFCDVDIYFSAEFLNSCRLNAEPGKKVFYPVVFSLYNPAIVYANQDVPPPVEQQLVHKKDSGFWRDFGFGMTCQYQSDFLTVGGFDMEVKGWGGEDVHLYRKYLHGDLIVVRTPVPGLFHLWHEKHCADELTPEQYRMCLQSKAMNEASHSHLGMMVFREEIEMHLRKQAYRTNSEAAG; translated from the exons ATGTCTAGAAGAGGACCGATTCTTCACAGCCGGACCCAGTGGCTGCTGGTGGGCCTTGCTTTGCTCTTCAGTTTGGTGTTATTTATGTACCTCCTGGAATGCGCCCCCCAGACTGATGGAAATGCTTCTCTTCCTGGTGTTGTTAGAGAAAGCTATGGTAAAGAATACTACCAGGCCCTCCTGCAGGAGCAAGAAGAGCATTACCAAACCAGGGCAACCAGTCTGAAACGCCAGATTGCCCAGCTAAAGCAAGAATTACAAGATATGAGTGAGAAGATGAGAGCCTtgcaagagagaaagaagccaggGGCTAACGGCGTAGGCTATCAGGGCAACAGAGAGCAGACACCCAGCGACCTCTTAGAGTTTCTGCACTCTCAGATCGACCGAGCTGAGGTTAGCACAGGAGCCAAACTGCCCAGTGAATATGGAGTCGTTCCCTTTGAAAGTTTTACTTTAATGAAAGTATTTCAGTTGGAAATGGGTCTCACTCGCCATCCTGAAGAAAAGCCAGTTAGAAAAGACAAACGAGATGAATTGGTAGAAGTTATTGAAGCTGGCTTGGAGGTCATTAATAATCCTGATGAAGATGATGAACAGGAAGATGAGGAGGGCCCCCTTGAAGAGAAActgatatttaatgaaaatgacttCATAGAAG GCTATTATCGCACTGAGAGAGATAAAGGCACACAATATGAACTATTTTTTAAGAAAGCAGACCTTATGGAGTACAGACATGTGACCCTCTTCCGCCCTTTTGGACCTCTCATGAAAGTGAAGAAGGAACTGATTGACATTACAAGATCAGTTATTAATATCATTGTGCCACTTGCCAAGAGGACAGAAGCATTTTCACAGTTTATGCAGAACTTCAG AGATGTTTGTATTCATCAAGACAAGAGGATTCATCTCACCGTTGTGTATTTTGGGAAAGAAGGACTATCTAAAGTCAAGTCTATTCTAGAATCTGTCTCTAG TGAGTCTAATTTTCACAATTACACCTTGATCTCATTGAACGAAGAATTTAATCGTGGACGAGGACTAAATGTGGGCGCCCGGGCCTGGGACAAGGGAGAGGTCTTGATGTTCTTCTGTGATGTTGATATATATTTCTCAGCTGAGTTCCTTAACAGCTGCCGATTAAATGCTGAGCCAG gtaAAAAAGTGTTTTACCCTGTGGTGTTCAGTCTTTACAACCCTGCCATTGTCTATGCCAACCAGGATGTGCCGCCCCCTGTGGAGCAGCAGCTG GTTCATAAAAAGGACTCTGGTTTTTGGAGAGATTTTGGCTTTGGGATGACTTGTCAATATCAATCAGATTTCCTGACTGTCG GTGGATTCGACATGGAAGTAAAAGGCTGGGGTGGAGAAGATGTTCATCTTTACCGAAAATACCTACATGGTGACCTCATTGTGGTTCGGACTCCAGTTCCTGGTCTTTTCCACCTCTGGCATGAGAAACATTGTGCAGATGAGCTGACCCCTGAGCAGTACCGAATGTGCCTCCAGTCCAAAGCCATGAATGAGGCCTCCCACTCCCACCTGGGAATGATGGTCTTCAGGGAGGAAATAGAGATGCATCTTCGCAAACAGGCTTACAGAACAAACAGCGAGGCTGCTGGGTGA